A region of Haliotis asinina isolate JCU_RB_2024 chromosome 7, JCU_Hal_asi_v2, whole genome shotgun sequence DNA encodes the following proteins:
- the LOC137292049 gene encoding arylsulfatase J-like, which yields MLHYGNLERRDMLINGGPSKRNEFVYNVYDDREAAAIRFGDLKLIQGSPGHYKGWAPLPHMGIDERVYEDDNQTFPPFMLYNITADPTEHFDLSAKYPDLLDMMKKRLENWKKSRVPAQDPSPVPRANPKHYGCV from the coding sequence ATGCTACACTATGGCAATTTGGAACGAAGGGACATGCTCATCAATGGTGGACCGAGTAAGAGGAATGAGTTCGTCTACAACGTTTATGATGATAGGGAAGCAGCTGCAATTAGGTTCGGAGATCTCAAACTCATTCAAGGGAGTCCAGGACATTACAAAGGTTGGGCTCCTTTGCCACATATGGGAATCGATGAACGTGTCTATGAAGATGATAACCAAACGTTCCCTCCCTTCATGCTCTACAACATTACTGCAGATCCAACCGAACACTTCGACCTCTCAGCCAAGTACCCTGATCTTCTGGACATGATGAAGAAGAGGCTGGAGAACTGGAAGAAATCCCGTGTTCCAGCCCAGGACCCTTCTCCTGTTCCAAGAGCGAACCCAAAACACTACGGTTGTGTATAG